DNA from Chitinivibrionales bacterium:
ATCTGCCGCTTCGCGACATCGTGATGGGGGTGGCTCGCAAGGCCCGGATAGTAAACACGCCTGATGTCCGGGTGGGCCTCGAGGAATTCGGCGATCGCCTGGCCGTTTTCGTTATGGCGCTTCATGCGCAGCTCAAAGGTCTTGAGCCCGCGGATGAGCAGGTACGACGAATGCGGGTCGATCACGCCGCCGGTCACCTTGAGGAATTCCCGGATGGGCGTGGTCATGGACTTTTTCCCGAGCACGACCCCGGCGAGCAGGTCGTTGTGGCCGCCGAGGTATTTCGTGGCGCTGTGGATCACCAGGTGCACGCCGAATTCGAGCGGCCGCTGATTATACGGAGTGGCGAACGTGGAGTCCGAAATCACGAAGATGTCGGGCCGCTTCGAAAAAATGGCCATGAGCCGCTCGAGGTCCATGATGTTGAGGTACGGGTTGGTGGGCGACTCCGACAGAAACAGGCGCGTGTTCTTTCTGATGGCCCGCTTAATGGCGTCGTAGTCGCACATCTTGACAACAGAGCAATCGATGTCGAATTTGATGAGCCTGGTCTTGCAGAAATCGAGCGTCCGTTTGTAGGCGTCGTCGGTGACGATCACGTGATCTCCCGCGTTGAGCAGCGCGAACATCGCCGTGGTGAGCGCGCTCATGCCCGACGAGAAGAGCACGGCGTCCTCGGCGCCTTCAAGCGCGGCGAGCTTTCCCTCTGCCGCGTACTGGGTGGGATGGCCGTACCTGCCGTACTCGTAGCGGTTCTTCGCGCCCTCCGCGAGTTCCCTGATCTCCTGTGTGTTCTTGAAAATGAACGTGGAGCTCTGGACAATAGGCGTTGTTATCGCGCCATATTCATTATACCGGATTTCCCCGGCGTGAACGGCCAAGGTTGAAAGTCCTTGGGTGTTCTTCTTGTGCATGTGATTTCTCCGTTTGAAAAAAAGAAAGGGTGTCGTATTCGACTTCGACGCTGCAGGTCAGAGAAGCAATCACCCCGGCCCGGGGCGGTTGCGGCCAGCAGTTTTTATCCTAGGATAAAAATAGTATATGACGAGGTGACCCTTCCGGAGGATGTGCCGCGTCATGGTCATCGTGACAAAAAAAGCCTGCAGCATATTTGCTGCAGGCCGATAAATTGATTAACGGGAAGAGTTTTCGAAAAGCAGGGTTTTTCCGGTGTTGGCGCGGTTGATGTACATGCCGACGGGAAGAAGGGCCCTTGTCGTCGACGCGGGGCGCGAAACGAGCCGGCCCGCCACATCATAAAAATCACCGTTGGCGGCCGCGCGCGCAGACCGCATCGCCATGGCAGATGCGGAGTTGGACGCTGCAACAGCCTCCGTGGGCGGCCGCGCGGTCAGTTTCATCAGCACGAGGTTATTCGCCCCCTGCGAATACTGCTCGGCAAGCATGACGGCGTCGTTCTCGCCGACCGCAGCCGCGGAGCGGATCGAATGCGATTCGTACGTGGTCCACTGCCACGCGATGTTTCCGCGGGAATCGAACCTGGTGAGCCAGATGCCCTGCGGGGCGGTGTAGCGGTCATCGGCTAGGTCGCCCGCGGCAAGAACTCCACCATCGGGCGCGTTTGCAAGCGTCTTGATGGTGCTGTAGCCGCTGCCGCGGAAGTACAGGCTTTTTTCCCACACAAGGTCGGCATCCGGGTCATACGACGAGATCACGGCCTGACCGTTTGCCGGATCAGTGACGGCGGTGTACACCGCCTTGCAAGGCGAAACGAACACGGCGCTCGGGCATTGCCCTGAGGAGCTCGTGCTGGCAACCCGAGCGGTTCCGCAGATGCCGGCGGGATCCATCAGGTTGATAAAAACACTTTTTAATGAATTATCCCAAGAAATTCCGGCCGCGGCAATTTGACCGGGGATCCACAGTGAAAGAGAGGAAAATGAGGTGCCGGCATAATTATTATGCGACCACAGCACGGTTCCTCTTGCGTCAAGGCAGCACAGCCACGGGGAGTTTCCCTGCCTGCCGCCGACGATGACAAGGCCCGGCGGGATACTAAGGATGCACTCGGCGGAAAAGCCCGAGTCTGGGTTTTGCCCGTTTGCGCCGATCACCGTGGTCCACATCACGCCGCCTTTCGCGTCGGTGCGCAGCACCCATGCGGCGCTCTGTGAACCGGGGAGGCAGACGTTGCGGCTGCCTGCGAGCACAAAGCCGCCGTCGGCGAGCTGTGCAGCGGCATTGACATACTGAGCACCGACGACGCTTCCGCCGGTGAAGGTGTTGTACCCGGCACGCCATTCCTCGCCGCCGGAGCGGCCGGCAACGAGAAGGAAAATTTGTTCGCCCACATCGCCCGTGGACCCCGCAACGGCAAACCCGGCGCCTTCACGGAGGGGAACAACCTGGCATGGGCCGAGCGAGGCCGACACCGACAACGATCCCGTCCATTGCAGCGAAGGCAGAGGCTGCGCTGAGGAATTGACAGATAAGAGAAACGACAGTGAAAACAGACCGGTGAAAACTGCTGATTTCATAAATCCCCCCTCTGAAAAATAGGGAGTAATATAGTAAAAAAGGTCCGCCGCCACAAATTATTTTTTACGTTTTGTTAATTGATAGATGAGTAAAGCGATTAAATTATTTTCCTGAAGCGTTTAACAACGAAAAAGATCCGAAAAAAATTAGTACGGATGCGCGCCGGTGCCGTTGCGCGGCGGAAAGGGGGCCCTTCGCACTGCTTGGCTGCCGATGCGAAGAACATCTTGACAAGTGATATGGCGCTTCAGGCCCGGCCAAGTTTGTGATCAAAAAAACCGGCGCATATTTTTATCAATCGTCCTTTTGCTGCGCAGTATTTTTTCATCCGAATATAAAAGTCCTCGGGAAACCCGATGAGAAGAAAAGACCGCGAAATCACCGACAGTAAAACCATGGAAGCTGTCATTGCGGAATCGAAATTCTGCCGCATGGCGCTCTGCGATAACGGGAAACCGTATGTCGTGCCTTTGTGTTTCGGCTATAGGGACCGGACCGTTTATTTTCACTGCGCCGGAGAGGGCCGCAAGCTTGCGGTGCTGAGGCGAAACAGCGAGGTATGCCTTGAATTTGAATCCGGCGCGTGCGTGGTGGAAAACACGGTCGCGTGCAGGTGGAGGCTTCGCTATAAATCGGTCATCGCGTACGGAAAAGCAAAGCCGGTTGACAATGGGGATGAAATCCGGGCTGCGCTTGATCTCATCATGAACCATTACGGGAAAGGCCCTTTTACCTTTTCCGATGAGGACCTGAAACGGGTTCTCATATATAAAGTTCCCATCGGATCAATGACCTGCAAAATTTCCGCCTGACCCGCATTTTTTCCGCTTGTCCTCCATCGAAGAAAATGCCGTCTGTATACAAAATGAATACAGAAAATGAACCCGATGGCCTCATTTTCCCTGCGCGCCGAAATCTTTTTTGTTAGATTATTTGCGTGGGGGGAATTCATCCGCGCCTAAAATCCGGCGGGTGAGTGATTGCGCGTGGGCGGATGAGGTTTTGGAGGGGGGTCATTTAAGTGGAATGGAGGGCCTCGGAAATGAGGCCCTCCATTTTTTTTCATCCCGGTCAAACCAATCCTTTTTTCCTTTAGCATCGGCATCTTTTTTCCGGTGAAATCGCCGTAAAACAGTTATATTTATGGATAAGGAGCGCCCTTCTGGACTAAAGGCGCCCGGCGCTGCAATACAATCGGGAAGCCAGACCGATGAATACCGGAAAAGCCTGCATCGGATTACCGTTTATCATTGTGGTTTTAATTGTCTTATTGCAGGTGAGCGGAAACGCTCAAACAACCGCTGATTCTGCCGCCACGCCCCCAACGGATACCCTTGCACCCGTCAAAAAAACCGCGGCCCAGCCCGTTTCATTCGATACGATCGCTGGCCCTCTGCCCGCGGTGATAAAGGCCAAGAAAAATCCCTACCTTGTCGTGGGAGACATAGAGGTGCCGGTCAACAAATCGGTCACTGTCGAGCCGGGCGTCGTGTTTCTTTTCAAGAATTTCACGGGCATGCACGTGCTGGGGAAACTCACCGTGCAGGGGACCAGGGAATCGCCCGTTATCTTCACAACGGAGAATGACCGCGCCGTCAATCCCGGAACGGCGCTGTATCCCAATCCCTACGACTGGAACGGCGTCTACATCCACGCCGACGCCGTGGGCACCAGCATGGAATACTGCAAGGTGCGGTATTCCGTGTACGGCATCGTGTCGGAGACAAAGTTCATAAAGCTGGACCCGGTGCTGTTTTCATTCAACGGAAAGACCAACCTGGTAATCGAGGGAAAAGAGCAGCCGGTCACCGACAAGCCGTACAGCTACATGCTGACGACCACTGACGTGGGCAAGCAGGGGGTGCCGGTGAAGATCCTCGCCGATCCCGCGGCACCGGCCCGCAACACGCTCCGTTACACCGGCCTGGTGGTCGCCATGGCCGCAACCGTGGGCGCCATTTACTACGGAACGCAGTGGAACAACGCCCAAACCCAGCTCCATGCGATGAGCGTCGACAACCCGTCCGTGCTCCGGTGGTCTAATGAGGGTGACTGGTTTTCCCTGCGCGACAGGCGCACCAGCAACATGTATTACACTGCCGCAGGCGGGGTGATTGCGCTGATCGGGTATGTCGGGTTTTTCTGGAGTTTCACGTTTTAACAGGATGTGCTGCGCATGAAAAAAAACCTGGCGGCTTTCGTAATGGCGACCGCGGCGTTGTGCGTCCTGCAATGCGCCAACGACTACAACCCGTTTGAGAATTATTCAAATGCGCAGGCGTATGTATCGTTTGCGGAGAGCTCAAAGAAAATCCGGGAAGGCGACACTCTCGCCATTTTTTCCACCGAGACCCTTGCCGTGTTTACGGCGGTTCGGGAGAAAATTGATTCGTTTCGTGTCGATGCGGCCGGCAACAGATATTGGCCCGACACCGTCATACGGCACCCTTCCGATAAAGAAACCCAGTTGTTCCTTCTTTCGTATTGGGACACCGGCCGCGTCCAGATCAACCTGACCACCTTCCGGTCGAACAACGCCACCGTATCCCTGCCTGCGCCGCTTTCATATTATGTGCGTTCGCCGCTCAAGCAGAGCGACATCTCAACGGTCCTCAACGCCGCATGCACTTTGTCAACCGCGCCGGTCACCGACGGCGACGTGCTCTACATCTGGCGGCTGGGCAAGGACACGCTCCCCGGCGTCGCCTCCAACACGTTCACCGATTTCTCAAAGTACCTGCTCCATATTCAGGTGGGCAAGACCGACACCGGTTCCCTGTGGGTCACCGATTTCCGTCAGGCATTTCGCTCCCCGTCGACAATGTTCACCTATCTGTTCTACCAGCCTTCGCCTCCAAGAATAAAATGCACGACCAAGGGGCTTCACGGCGACACGGTCATTACGAGTGATAGCACGCTCCTCTTCAGCTTCCAGGTCATCGATTCATCAGGTCAAGGCCTCGCCAGCGTTGATTTGTCGGGCGAAGCATTGCAAAGCCTGGACAGCACCGACTTTTACGCGACCCTTACCGGTATAAATCAGTACACCCAGTTGGTTCCAAAAGTCGAGGTTGTCAAGGCGACCAACAAGATCGGCCAGACCTCGGTCGATACGTTTTACGTGTACTATGAAGCGACCGGGGCGCACGGCGACCTTGTCAAGTTCAGGCTGATCAATCCCCCGGACCCCGCGCTCACCACCAGGGTCGATACGCTGCTCTACATCATGTATGTCGACAACTACAGTCATCCGGTCACGGTATCGGTCACCAGCATGGTGATCGGACCCACCGGAGCCAACACAAACCTCGTTCCGGATTATTCCTATTCGGATTCGACGCACCGGTGCGTGTGGCTCGTTCCGCTCGCAAAGGGGATCGATTCCGTGCGTACCGTGGCGTCCATTCCCGACCTGCATTATTCCGCCGAGACCACGCTCGTCGTTGAACGAAACCTTCTTTACGTCGACACGACGCCGCCGGTCATTCTGGGAATCACCGCCAACGGAGTCAAAGTCCCTCTTGAGCAGAAGATACCGACGTTGCAGGTTGACTCGCCGACGGTCATTGTGGAAGTCACCGCGGTGGATAATGAAAGCGGCATCGCATCGGTGACGATAACCGATGTGAGTCTCGGTACAACCGGCACTCCCACACCCATAACCATGACCTATCAGAATTATGAATGGGTGAGCAGCTCCATTGCATTCGGCGCGAGGCAAAGCATGACGCTACACATCACGGTGAAAAACAAGACCGTCGGCGCTTACACCACCACCACAAGAGACATTGTATTGACCAGACGGGCGATCGTGGTCTCGCCGCCGGTCACACCGTAGACAAGGGATGCCCGTGGCGGAATAATTCACAAAACGGAATTATTGAAAGGGGAAAGGAATGCGGGGCGCAGACGCCTCTCATTCCTTTCTTTTTAGCAAGCGGTGACGGGCATGCTCATGTCTTGATCCGTTTTCTGGCGGACACAAACCATGCCGCCGCCGCTGCGCAAAGGAAAACCGCCTCGAAAATCATGAAGGCGTACAGGATGGAAACGCCCGTGCTGGTGAACCCGTACGAATGCATGCCGATGCCCAGCAAATTCACGCCGATCCACGCGAACATGACCAGGATGAGGCTTGCCACCGCGCCCGCGGCAAAGCCGCGATCCCTGATGATGCCCGCGGTGCGCGCATGAAACACGGCTGCGCTCCACAGGATGATGAGCAGCGCGCCGTTTTCCTTGGGGTCCCAGCCCCAGAACCTGCCCCAGCTCTGGTCGGCCCACATGCCGCCGAGCATGGTGCCGATCACCGTGAACACGAGGCCGAAGGCGAGGATGCCGTACATCGAGCCTGCCGTCGAGGAGAGCTTTTCGTCGGGCGTGTTCAAAAACAACTTCTTGACAAGATACACATGGCCCACGATGCCGGCGCAGCAGCAACCCGCGTAGCCGAGCGTCACGGCGGTGATGTGCGTGGTGAGCCAGAAATTCGAATTGAGCACCGCCGCGATCATGCCCATGGAATCTTCGCCGGCATTGTACTTGCCGGCAAGATGCAGGAAAAAGAACCCGCACAGCGACGAAATGAGCAGGCCCAGCGACTTTTTCTGGAAGGCCTCGAGAACGAGCCCGAGCGCGACGCACGCCCACGCGACAAAGAGGAACGTTTCGTAAATGGTGGCAAGCGGCGGCCGGTGCAGGATGATGATCCTCGCGGCAAGGCCGAACGTGTGCGGCAGCAGCGCAACGGCCGTGAGCGCGACCGCGAGAACATACAGCCACCGCCGGGAAATCACCGTCATGAGCAGCAGCGCCATGATCGCGGCGATGCCGTAAATGATTTTCGACTTTGCAAACGGGTTCATGGCGTTGTAAAAAAGCTCGACGCTTGAGCCGGGCAGCCGCGTCGCGTTTTTACGCGCCGCCTCGTTGAATGACACCGCCGCGCGGGAAAAACCCGCCCTGTCGCCGGAAACATAGGATGCGCGCATGGCCGCAAGCAGCGTGAGCGCCGGCGACCGGGAAACGGAGGCCCCGGCCTTGAGCGCCACGAGCCACGGGCACTGCCATTCTTCTCGTCCGTCAAGCGAC
Protein-coding regions in this window:
- a CDS encoding PLP-dependent aspartate aminotransferase family protein, translated to MHKKNTQGLSTLAVHAGEIRYNEYGAITTPIVQSSTFIFKNTQEIRELAEGAKNRYEYGRYGHPTQYAAEGKLAALEGAEDAVLFSSGMSALTTAMFALLNAGDHVIVTDDAYKRTLDFCKTRLIKFDIDCSVVKMCDYDAIKRAIRKNTRLFLSESPTNPYLNIMDLERLMAIFSKRPDIFVISDSTFATPYNQRPLEFGVHLVIHSATKYLGGHNDLLAGVVLGKKSMTTPIREFLKVTGGVIDPHSSYLLIRGLKTFELRMKRHNENGQAIAEFLEAHPDIRRVYYPGLASHPHHDVAKRQMKGYGGVVTFEMKDDVKYVHKFLSALKIINIGPSLGGVESLITHPASISYYDYTRKERLAVGIKDGLIRLALGVENPEDLIEDIRNAIPKS
- a CDS encoding pyridoxamine 5'-phosphate oxidase family protein, which translates into the protein MRRKDREITDSKTMEAVIAESKFCRMALCDNGKPYVVPLCFGYRDRTVYFHCAGEGRKLAVLRRNSEVCLEFESGACVVENTVACRWRLRYKSVIAYGKAKPVDNGDEIRAALDLIMNHYGKGPFTFSDEDLKRVLIYKVPIGSMTCKISA
- the ccsA gene encoding cytochrome c biogenesis protein CcsA, with translation MNPTRGSSFIAATAGVVVLAATLAFGEKAAASALPMDEFAKTIILDNGRLKPLDTYARKMLVQFSGRQTCHGLSAVQWLASVVFTPLDAANDKVFLINNPEVADGIGIAPEKRRRYSFNEIKIGYHQLAGLARDAGLKEARERSQFESEVLRVSASVQDYMQLSSVLMFLMPSPEFPVADTVARRYLGIGPQTSMLSYYELVQKSQLVSSAMKAAMEKDKRAWTLFDMTMVSLGRSLFRWGESRGDQPFHIVPVSLDGREEWQCPWLVALKAGASVSRSPALTLLAAMRASYVSGDRAGFSRAAVSFNEAARKNATRLPGSSVELFYNAMNPFAKSKIIYGIAAIMALLLMTVISRRWLYVLAVALTAVALLPHTFGLAARIIILHRPPLATIYETFLFVAWACVALGLVLEAFQKKSLGLLISSLCGFFFLHLAGKYNAGEDSMGMIAAVLNSNFWLTTHITAVTLGYAGCCCAGIVGHVYLVKKLFLNTPDEKLSSTAGSMYGILAFGLVFTVIGTMLGGMWADQSWGRFWGWDPKENGALLIILWSAAVFHARTAGIIRDRGFAAGAVASLILVMFAWIGVNLLGIGMHSYGFTSTGVSILYAFMIFEAVFLCAAAAAWFVSARKRIKT